DNA sequence from the Pedobacter schmidteae genome:
GATCCCAATAACCCAACACATGTAAGTGCTGCAAACCGGTTGGTTGGAGCCATTACTACGTCAAATGGAGCAGCAATGTGGCGTGGATCAAGAGAAATTGCGGGTGTAACCCAATATGGTGTAACCAAGCTATTAACGGGCACAAACTTGAATGCGGAGACCTGGCGCTTTACGGCCAGTTATTTTGCCTGGCAGAATACTTATGTGTTTACCATGCCTAATTGTGTGGATCTGATTAATTTAGGTGAAGAAGAGGGGAGCCCATGTTTTGTTGGTGCAGGAAAAACATTGCTGGCGATGAACTTTGGTATGCTTGCTGACCAGTACGGTGCTATTGTAATCGATGAATTTTATAATGGAAAAACGCAGATCGCTTTAACACCAAAAATGCAGGATCAACAGACTGCTTATCAACGCATAGATAAGCTGTTGGATGATGCCATCGTTGCATTTAATAGTCCGACCAACAACACCACCTTAAACTCTGCGGCGGGGGATATCATGTACCAGGGAAATATTGATAAATGGAAACGTTTTGCCTGGGCATTGAAAGCCAGGTATCTGAACCATTTATCTAAAAAAACTGCTTTGTATAATCCGACGAAGATTATAGAGGCCTGTGGGAATGCTTTTAATGCTGATGGTATGGATGCTGAGTTTCCTTATCTGGCTGGTGCATTGCCTACAGATGAAAACCCATGGTTTAGTTGGGGAGGCTTTGTTGTGCCAGCAGTAGATCCTAATGATAATGCTTATAACCCAAGGTATTTTGCATGGAGCCAGTTTTTCGTAAATATGTTGACTACGTTACCTGTTACGAATACGGTAAGACAAGATCCAAGAATCAGCAAAATAATGCAGGCCGCAGTTTCTGATGGACAGTATCGTGGTTTAAGATCGGGAGGTGGTTTGATAGCCGGACAAGGTATTTTGGCCAACGGGCAGCCGGGAGATGCTACAAAGAAAAATGCGAATGACTACGGACGCTTTAGCAATAGCGGTTTTTATACCAAACAAACGTCTCCTTTTCCTTTTATCACTTATTCTGAAGTGAAATTGATAGAGGCAGAAGCTCGTTTGAGATCTGGTGATATACCAGGGGCGCTTCTGGCTTATGAGGAGGGGGTAAAATCAAATATGCGCAAGCTGGGGGTTGCTGCGGTAGATATTAATACTTACTGGGCTGCTCAGGTGGCGGATGGATTAGCTGCTCATTTTGCCAATCTTACACAGGGCTTAAGTCATATTATGAGGCAAAAATATATATCCTTATGTTTGAACCCTGAAACCTGGGTAGATATGCGGAGGTCTGATTTTAGTCAGGCTATTTATGGCCCTTCATTGGTTAGGCCATTGAACCTGAACACGACGATATTTGATGCGGGTAATCCCAATCAGTGGATCAGGGGGATGGTGTATGAAAGTAATGAAGCTACCAGAAATCCTGATAATGTTGGCGACAATACGGAAAGATACCGCTTGTTAACTCCTCTATGGTGGGATACAAATTAGTAATTTTAAATAGACGATGATAAAGAAACATGCTGTAAAGCTTGGTTTGATTTTACTTTGTAGCACTGCGACCCTTCATGTAAGGGCGCAGGCTACTTTCAGGATATTTGATAAACCAATTGTATTTGATGCAGAGCGCAGGCAGCTTTCGCTGGAATATCTGCAGAAGCGGCACGGACTAAAACAAGACGAGCCGACGATTAAACCGGTAATGGTGGTACTGCATTGGACGGCCATCCCAACCATTGAACAGACTTTTGATGCATTTAACAAGTCGAAACTACCCGGCGCACGCAAAGAGATCGCGACAGCTGGCTTGCTGAATGTGTCTTCGCAGTTTCTGATAGATAGGGATGGGACGATTTTTAGGCTATTGCCTGATACCATTTTTGCCAGACATGTGATTGGTTTAAACTATTGCGCCATTGGTGTCGAAAATATAGGTAGCGATAACAATCCACTAACTGCAGCGCAGCTCAACGCCAACGAACAATTGATCAGGTACCTGAAACGGAAATACCCGATTGAGTATGTGATTGGACATTATGAGTATACCCGATTTAAAGGGACAGCATTATGGAAAGAGTCCGATCCTTCGTACCGGACCGAAAAAACAGATCCGGGAATTGATTTTATGAAAAAGATAAGGGAGCAGCTAAAAGATTTAAATATAAAAGGTGCACCTCAGCCATAATTAAAGAACGCAGTATTACAATTATTTATATTTTTGCAGTATGGCGAATTTTACATTGACTCCCGATACCTGGAAAAAGGTTAAAATTAAATTTCTAAGAAAATATCGTGAACTGGCACAAGTGGACCTTGCTTTTGTACCTGGACAAGAAGATGAGTTGGTAACCCAGTTGATGGATCTGGTAAAAAGGGATCGGGCATATATAGAATTTACCATTCAAAAGGCTTTGGCCGACCCTGAAGGCAACAGGCTTTAATTGCATTTGTAATTATTGATATACAAGGCTTTTTTGTAAATTTATCAGCACATTGACGAATAGAAGTGCTGTATGATGAAAACTTATAAAATTGCCGCCGCTGCATTGTTGATTTCCTTTGCCGGTTTAACCTGGTCATTTAAAGAAGATTTGTTCCAGGTATCTAAAAACCTCGATATTTTTGCCTCATTATATAAGGAGATCAATGTCAATTATGTAGAAGAAACCAACCCGTCCAGATTGATGCGTACCAGTATTGATGCCATGCTGGATAATCTGGATCCCTATACCGAATATGTACCCGAATCGGAAGTTGAAGATTATAAGCTGAAATATGTAAGTACGCAATACGGAGGTATTGGTGCAAGCACTATTTTTATTGAAGGTAAGCTGTTTGTAAATGAAGTGAATGAGGGCTATCCGGCAGACAAACAGGGCGTAAAGCCTGGCGATCAGTTGGTAAAGATTAATGGCAATGAGGTGAAAGGGAAGGAACGGGGACAGATTAGCCAGCTGTTGCGTGGGCCTAAAGGCTCTGCAGTTGAATTGCTCATGATCAGAGAAGGGGCGCTTGTTACCAAGACGCTGGTTCGTGATGAGATTAAGCAACCAAATGTTACTTATTCTGGTATGACCGATGATAATATTGCTTACATCCGTTTAGATAAATTTTTGGAAAATTCGGCACAGGAAGTGAAAGATGCTGCTGTGACCTTAGGAAAGCTACAACCAAAAGGCATGATACTGGATTTACGGTATAATGGCGGAGGTATATTGCAGGAAGCGGTGAAAATCGTAAATATTTTTGTCGATAAGGATATCATGATTGTAACCCAAAAGGGACGAAATCCTCAAAAGACAATTAGTTACAAAACGCTCAATCAGCCTTTGTTCCCACAAATTCCTTTGGTGGTGCTGATTAGTGGTTCGTCTGCTTCGGCTTCTGAAATTGTAGCCGGGGCATTTCAGGATCTTGACAGGGCAATTATTGTCGGTCAGCGAAGTTATGGGAAGGGACTGGTTCAACAGACCTTTAACTTGCCTTATAATAGCCTGGTTAAGGTAACTGTAGCAAAATATTTTACACCTTCGGGTAGGTGCATTCAGGCTCTGGATTATGCACATAAGGATGCAAATGGTAAAACGTTGAAGATCGCCGATTCTCTGATGTCCAAATTCAATACAAAAACGGGCCGTAATGTGTACGATGGGAACGGTATTTATCCAGACGTAGCCGTAAGTGCGTCAAAGTTAAGTCCGGTTACCATCTCATTGATCAATAAGTACTTGTTTTTTGACTATGCAAATAGCTATAAAAAGAACAATAAGACTATTGCCCCCGCAGCCGCTTTTCAATTGAGCGATGCGGATTATGCACAGTTTGTGGCCTCGCTGGCGGGAAAGGATTATTCTTATGTTTCACGTACGGAACGATTACTTACCGATTTGAGAGCAGAGGCTGAGAAAGAAAATAAATTAGCCGCAGTAAAGGCAGATCTGGATGATTTGAAGAGTAAGATGCTGGGGGCTAAAAAAGCAGACCTAAGTACTTATAAAGCGGAAATTAAACGGGTTTTGGAAACGCAGATTGTAAGTCGTTATTATTATGAAAAAGGCAAGGTGACACAGGCTTTTCAATATGACCGGGAATTGAGTGCAGCTAAAGCGTTGTTAAATGACAGCCATAAAATGCTGGCCATATTGAAGGGCGCCGGAGAATATAAAACAATCGGCAGCCCTGTGAAAACAGTAGCTGCCGCTATAGATAATGATTAATACTTTTTATTCTGCGTGATGCAACTTAACCACGAGCCCGTCCATTGCGGGGTTCAGTTGTAACTGGCAAGCTAATCTTGAATTGGGCAACAGATCGGGTAATGTATCCAACATGGCATATTCGTCATCTGTCATTTCATTCAGTTTTTCTTCTCCTTCCAATACATCCACACAGCAGGTAGCACATAAGGCCATCCCTCCGCAGGTAGCAAGGATGTCGTATTCGCAAGCTTTCAGGTATTCCATTAGGCTTAAGCCCATGTCGACAGGAGCTTCTAAAGTAGTTCGGCTACCGTCTGGATTTTGGACGTGTAGGGTAATGTTATTCTCTTCCATGCTTAAAATTCTGCTACACCGTTTACAGTAGTGTATTTCATGGTGTATTTAACTCCGGGATTCATGTATTGGTATGCACTGTGGCTCATTAACGCAGCTTCGTGAAATCCACAAAGGATAAGTTTTAGCTTATTGGTATAAGTGTTGATGTCGCCAATAGCATAGATGCCCGGTATATTTGTTGAATAGTCGTCTGTGTTTACTTCAATGGCACTTTTGCTGATGTTCAGGTTCCATTGTTCGATAGGACCCAATTTAGGGCTTAAGCCAAAAAGCGGGATTAGGTGATCGGCGGCTACAAGGTTGGTTTCAAGTGTTTTATTGTGAATCAGCTCAACGCTTTCCAGCTTACCGTTTCCGTTTACCGAATTGAGGTTACTGTTGAGTACCAAATTGATTTTTCCGCTTTCAGCAAGTTCCATTACTTTGTTAACAGAGTCTGGTGCGCCACGGAAGCTTTCGCTGCGGTGTACTAAGGTCAATTCATCAACAATATCAGCTAAAAATATGGTCCAGTCTAATGCAGAGTCACCTCCTCCGGCAATTACCATTTTTTGTCCACGGTATTTTTCAGGATCAAGGATCATATAATTTACCCCTCTGCCATTTTCAAATTGCTCTAAACCTGCTACAGCTGGTTTGCGAGGCTCAAAACAGCCTAATCCACCTGCAATAACTACAACTTTAGATTCTATTATGGTTCCCATATTTGTAGTCAATACGAAATCGCCTTCGCCACGCTTTTCCAGGCCTTCTATACGTTCGCCTAGTGTAAAACCTGGGTGGAATGGTTTGGCCTGTTCCATAAGGTTATCGATCAATTCCTGAGCTAGCACAGTAGGGTAACCGGGAATATCGTAAATAGGTTTTTTAGGATATATTTCAGAAAGCTGTCCGCCAACCTGTGGCAGATAGTCTATTAAATGACAGCGCATTTTTAGTAAACCTGCTTCAAAGATTGCGAATAAACCTACAGGTCCGGCGCCAATGATGGCTATATCAGTAGAAATCATAGTTTAAATTTTGTGCGAATTTACGAACTTTTGTTATTAATAACGATTCTATTTATTAATATTCTATATAATCTGTAGAACATGTGAAAATATACTGACAGATTATTTTGCATATCTTTGGTTGCATCAATGAAAAAGGACATATATTTTGCTTCTGACTTCCATCTGGGCTCTCCTAATCATGCCGAGAGCCGCAAACGGGAAGACCGCATTTTAAGGTGGTTAAGTTCCATAGAATCAACCTGTAGCGAGCTGTTTTTAATGGGGGATGTTTTTGATTTTTGGTTTGAATATCAGACGGTTGTGCCCAAAGGATTTGTGAGGTTGCAAGGTAAACTGGCGTCGATGACGGATGCCGGAATAAAGGTTTATTTCTTTAAGGGAAACCACGACATGTGGGTAAATACCTATTTTACTGAGGAGATGGGGATAGAGATTGTGAGTGATGAACTGATCATTGAGCGGGCAGGAAAGCGTTTCTTTTTACATCATGGTGACGGTTTAGGTCCCGGCGACAGGAAGTATAAAGTTCTGAGAAGCATATTTAGAAATCCGGTGTGTCAGTGGCTGTTTTCGCTGGTGCCGCCAAGAATTGGCTTAGGAATTGCCAATTGGTGGTCGAGCAGCAGCAGGGCGGCGAATCATAAAGAAGAGGTTTTTAACGGTGTGGAGTACGAATGGCTCGCCATTTATGCAAAAGAGCTGTTGAAGAGGGAGCATTTTGACTATTTTGTTTTTGGGCACAGGCATTTGCCATTGGATATTGATCTTGGGGGAAAAAGTAAATATGTGAACCTTGGCGAATGGATTAATTTTAGTTCTTATGCCGTATTTGACGGCAATGATTTAAGCCTTAAGTATTTTGAAAAAGAGTAAAAGGTTTGGAATGACTGTCTTTACAAATAAAATTTTAGTGGCATTAACTGAAAAAGCCGTATTTTTGCTGCCCAAATAAAATAATGCCGCTTTTTTACAGCAATAGCTGTAAAGTGAAAAGAGTATATTTTAAATTTTCTGAAAAAAGATATGTTAGAGAAATTAGAAGCCATAAAGTTGCGCTGGGAGGATGTTGAGGAGCAATTAAGTAATCCTGATACCGTTCAGGATATGAAACGTTTTGCCGCTTTAAATAAAGAATATAAAGATTTAGGTAAAATTGTAGACGAGTATAAGGTTTACAAAAATGTGATGAGCAACATCGAGGCAAATAAAGATATCCTTGCCAATGAGAAGGATGCTGAACTTCGTGAGATGGCGAAAGAGGAGATGGAGCTTCTGTTAAAGCAACAGGAGGAACTGGAAGAGAAGGTTCGCCTGATGTTGATTCCTAAAGATCCTGAAGATGCTAAGAATGCTGTGTTTGAGATCAGAGGTGGTACAGGTGGAGATGAGGCTGCTTTGTTTGCGGGTGATTTATATCGGATGTATAGCCGCTATTTTGAGCAAAAAGGTTGGAAAGTTGAGACTGTTGATGTAACCGAAGGAACAGCTGGTGGTTATAAAGAGGTGATTTTAAAGGTGAGTGGCGAAGATGTTTATGGACAACTGAAATATGAGTCAGGTGTACACCGGGTTCAGCGGGTTCCTGATACAGAAACTCAGGGCCGTGTACATACTTCAGCTGCGTCAGTAGCTGTTTTACCAGAGGCCGAGGAAATAGATCTTTATATTAATCCGGCTGATATTGAGTTGCAAACCTCGCGTTCTGGTGGTGCAGGTGGACAGAACGTAAACAAGGTAGAGACCAAGGTACAGCTTACCCACAAGCCTTCTGGTATTGTAGTGGTTTGTCAGCAGGAGCGCTCTCAGTTGGGTAATCGGATTATTGCGATGGAAATGTTGCGGAGCAAGCTGTACGATATAGAATTGCAGAAGAAAAACGGAGATATTGCCGCGAAGCGTAAGACGATGGTTTCGACAGGTGACCGTTCGGCTAAGATCAGAACTTATAATTATCCGCAAGGAAGGGTAACAGATCATCGCATTGGATTAACACTTTATAACCTTAGTGGAGTGATGGATGGTAGTGTTCAGGAGCTGATTGATGCTTTGCAGTTCGCTGAAAATGCAGAAAAAATGAAAGAAGGATCTGTGATATAGCTAGTTACAGATATTTTAAAAAATAGTTTGCAAATAGAAATAAAGCCTCTATATTTGCAATCCCGAAAGGGAACAACGGACCGGTAGTTCAGCTGGTTAGAATGCCGCCCTGTCACGGCGGAGGTCGCGGGTTCGAGTCCCGTCCGGTCCGCAAAAGCACTCAGAAGGGTGCTTTTTTGTTTAAAGTATAGAGTAAGGGCAAATTCTGGCCCTCCTGAAAAGGAAAATGGACCGGTAGTTCAGCTGGTTAGAATGCCGCCCTGTCACGGCGGAGGTCGCGGGTTCGAGTCCCGTCCGGTCCGCAGAAAACATAAAAAAGCCTTCAAATCTCACGATTGAAGGCTTTTTTGTTTTTCGATAGGGTGTTTTTATACGCTTTTGATTTCTTTTACTATTCCGTTCACTTTGACTTTGACTTTTTTCTTCTCCGGAGAGGAGATTTTATAGGCTGTTATCCGGCCATCTTTCCATGTCATATCTACCACGAAATTGCCTCGGGCTTTTAAACCCTTTACTTCCCCCGATTTTTTCCATTCATCTGGAATCGCAGGAAGTAATTCTATATAACCTTGGTTGCTTTGGATTAGCATTTCGGCTATGCCTGCAGTGCCTCCAAAATTTCCGTCAATTTGAAAAGGAGGACAGGCGCAGAACAAGTTGGCATAGCTTCCGCCATCGTAGTTCATTGAAGCCGCATTGCTATAAACCGGGAACAGCAGTTGCTTCAGTACTTTAAAGGCCCTGTTGCCATCTTTTAAACGTGCCCAGAATAAAATCTTATAAGCTTCTGACCAACCTGTACTTTTGTCTCCCCGTGCGTTAAGAGAGGCCATTGAAGCCTTTGCCAATTCAGGTGTATGATCGGGGGTAATGAGGTTTGCCGGATATAGACCATACAAGTGCGAAATATGTCGGTGTTGCGGCTCAGCTTCTTTATATTCTTCCAGCCATTCCATAATTCGACCATCCTTTGCAACTTGAGCAGCCGGTGGCAACTGGGTTAATTTTTGCGCTAATATTGTTCTAAAGTGGTTATCAATATTTAGTGTTTGGGATGCGGTAATTACGTTGTTAAATAGTTCCCGTACAATTTGATTGTCAATGGTTGGGCCCATACATAGGCTGGCTATTTTGCCATTTGGTAAGTAAAAGTTGTTTTCCGGCGAAACTGACGGTGACGTAACCAGCCATCCATTGGCGTTTTCTTTAGTTAATACACTATTGTAGAATTCCGCAGCGCCTTTTAATATCGGATAGATCTCTTTAAGATACTTTTTGTCGTTAGTAAAGGCGTAATGTTCCCATAAATTGTTGCATAGCCAACCGGAGCCAGAGTTTGTTGCCCCCCATGATGCGTCTTCGCCGGGCTCAGTAAAGCCCCATACATTGGTAACTACATGCGCTACCCAACCTTTGGCATCGTAATATGCTTTAGCTGTCTTTTCCCCGGGTTTTACCAGTTCTTTTACCAAATCGGCCAGGGGAAGACTCAGTTCCGATAAGTTGCTAACTTCCAGAGGCCAATGGTTCATCTGTACATTCACATCTAAATGATAATCTCCGTTCCATGGCGTTTGGATCTGGTTGGCCCATAAACCCTGTAAGTTTGGAGGAAGCAAGCCCGGGCGCGTGCTGCTGATGCTTAAATAACGCCCAAACTGATAATATAAAATCAGGAGTCCATTGTCATTTGTACCTTTATTAAACGCGATCAGCCGCTCATTGGTAGGCTGATCATTTTTATCGTTATGCATTTGCAAGGCCACCCTGTTGAACAGCTTTTGATATTTAGCAATGTGATTTTTCTTTAATAGACTGTAGGGCTTTGCCATTGCGGCATTTAATGTACTTGCTGTCTTTTCTAAAAAGCCGTAATTTTTAAAGTCGGTACCGGCAGACAAATAAATGATAGCTTCGCTGGCATTAGAAACAGTCAGGGAAGTACCGGTAGACACGATCTTCCCGTCGCCCGATTTTACCTCTAGCAGCGTTAAATATTTCATACCTTTTCCATCTGTTCCGTTGTTCAGCTGACCGGACATTTGTAATTGATTTCCGGTGGTTTTTACGGTATATCTTTCTGCCCGGTTTAAGCCAATAGTAAAATTTAGTGATTTTGCTTTGCTGGCTGTTAGTCTGACTACACACACATCGTTATCAAAACTTGTTAGATATTCTCTGGTATAGGTAACTCCGTTTAATTGATATTGAGATGTGGCTATTGCGCTGTCGAGGCTTAATCTGCGGCTATAGCCAGAATAGCTGTCTTTTGCTTGATTTTGATGATGACTAATGACAAGGTTACCTAAGGTTTGATAACAGCCAAAGGGAACGTTTGCGCCATTGCCTCTCCCTGATCCCTCTCCTGTGCAGATAAATGCTTTGTTGACCAGGGCCTGAGCCTCATCATTTTTTCCCTCCAACAGGAGTTTGCGTATTTGTGGCAGGCTTTGATGAGCCTGATAATTATTTGCATCCTGATAGGTGCCTGACCAAAGCGTAATGTCGTTTAATACAATGTTTTCCTTAATAACTCCTCCGTCAGGCATCATTCCAAGTCTTCCATTACCCAAGGGGAGTGTTTCTTCCCATAATGCAGCGGGTTGAGTATACCAGAGTTTTAAGGGCTTTTGTTGTGCAAAGGCGTACTGCGTAAATATGGTTATAAATAAGCAAAAAGATATTTTCTTCATTTGTATGTGAGCTTTATTGGTGTCTACAATATATGGAATTGGTATTTACTGGCGTGATTGAAGGTTGACAGTTTACGCCAATTTGTTCTTTTTGGTAAAATTAATTTCATACGTTTATAAAGTTTGGTTAGTATTGAGCTTATTTTAATAAACAAAATTATCTTTCCGGTTTGTTTAAAACATGGACAGATATTTTATAATGATAGATTATATTACGATTAATTATTTTTGGCAGTGAAAAAAAAGAAAGATGGTTTTCAGGGACAAAAGGCAATTGTATTGCCGCGTACCATCATTTCAAAGTATTGCATTGACAATTCACTGATCTCGGGTGCTTACCTGACAGATATTGGCTACTATCCCAAAGCGAAATTTCATTACCGTGTGCGTTCGCAGGGAATAGATCAGCATATTTTAATTTATAACCAGGAGGGTTCAGGCTGGGCTGAGGTTGGAGACCGGAAATATAACATTGGTTCGGGTGATTTTTTTATTGTTCCGGCGGGATATGCCAACCGGTATGCAGCAGATGAAAAAAATCCCTGGTCAATTTATTGGATCCATTTTAAAGGGCCAACAGCAGACGCATTTGTAAAGACTTATTTTGAGCGTACCGGGTCTTATGCTGGTACCTTGTCTTATAATCAATCGAGGATAGATATTTTTGAAGAACTATATAAACACCTGGAACGGGGCTATGGACACGATAACCTTAGTTATGTAAACCTGCTCCTACTTCATTTTTTGTCTTCTTTTTTATTTGATGGTATTTTCAATGAGGCCTCTTCCACCGAACAGCTATTGGATGTTGTTCATGAATCGATCTTATATATGCAGGAAAATATGTCTTCTGCGCTTTCTCTTCAGGACTTGTCTGTGCATGCAAATGTATCGGTATCTCACTTTGTTTTTCTGTTCAAAAAAAAGACAGGGTTTTCTCCTATTGAGTATTTTAACCATTTAAAGGTTCAAAAGGCTTGTCAGTATTTACAGTTTACTACCATGCGGGTAAAAGAGATTGCATATCAATTAGGTATGGAAGATCCTTATTATTTTTCCAGGCTTTTTACAAAAGTGATGAGTATGTCGCCAAAGGAATACCGGAATAAATTTACGGTTAAGTTATAGGAGATTGTTTTAGGATAGTTGAGAAGGTAGGTTGATCTATTTATTGTTTCCCTTAATCCGGGGTTTCTGCGGTTCATGTTAATTAGATGTTTTTGTTCGTAATATTGTCCATTAGTTGCTGGGTATGCTTGTTTTTTGTGTTTTGGTGCTGTTTTGGTGATTGCATTGAAAATCATAATCGTAAAAAAATCCATCTTTTTCGGAGAATTACACATTTTAACTTCTGCAGATGTCGCTTACTTTTGAACATACAGACAGCCTGCTATAACCAAAACCAAATATGAATACAACTATTAGTCAACAACAGTTTACATTTAAAAGTCGTTATATTCTTTGCATTTCATTTATCTCTGCACTTGGAGGATATTTGTTCGGTTTTGATTTTGCTGTTATCTCCGGCGCCCTTCCTTTTTTACGTACGGAGTTTGCGCTTAGTGCCTGGTGGGAAGGCTTTCTGACGGGTTCTTTGGCATTGGGGTGTATTGTTGGATGTTTGATGGCGGGAAACCTGAGTGATCGTTACGGCCGTAAACCGGGATTAATGCTTGCTGCGTTGATTTTTGCACTATCATCGCTGGGAATGGCATTTTCGAGTGGACTACAGATGTTTATATTCATGCGCTTTGCGGCGGGTCTTGGTGTAGGTATGGCCTCCATACTAAGCCCAATGTATATAGCAGAGGTTTCTCCGGCAAGTATCCGTGGTCGAAATGTTGCGATCAATCAGCTTACCATTGTGATAGGCATATTGGTTACCAATCTGGTAAATTATACCCTATCGGATAATGGACCTGAAGCTTGGCGGTGGATGTTTGGAATGGGTGCAGTACCCTCAGTTTTGTTTCTGATTGGGGTGATTTGGCTTCCGGAGAGT
Encoded proteins:
- a CDS encoding glycoside hydrolase N-terminal domain-containing protein yields the protein MKKISFCLFITIFTQYAFAQQKPLKLWYTQPAALWEETLPLGNGRLGMMPDGGVIKENIVLNDITLWSGTYQDANNYQAHQSLPQIRKLLLEGKNDEAQALVNKAFICTGEGSGRGNGANVPFGCYQTLGNLVISHHQNQAKDSYSGYSRRLSLDSAIATSQYQLNGVTYTREYLTSFDNDVCVVRLTASKAKSLNFTIGLNRAERYTVKTTGNQLQMSGQLNNGTDGKGMKYLTLLEVKSGDGKIVSTGTSLTVSNASEAIIYLSAGTDFKNYGFLEKTASTLNAAMAKPYSLLKKNHIAKYQKLFNRVALQMHNDKNDQPTNERLIAFNKGTNDNGLLILYYQFGRYLSISSTRPGLLPPNLQGLWANQIQTPWNGDYHLDVNVQMNHWPLEVSNLSELSLPLADLVKELVKPGEKTAKAYYDAKGWVAHVVTNVWGFTEPGEDASWGATNSGSGWLCNNLWEHYAFTNDKKYLKEIYPILKGAAEFYNSVLTKENANGWLVTSPSVSPENNFYLPNGKIASLCMGPTIDNQIVRELFNNVITASQTLNIDNHFRTILAQKLTQLPPAAQVAKDGRIMEWLEEYKEAEPQHRHISHLYGLYPANLITPDHTPELAKASMASLNARGDKSTGWSEAYKILFWARLKDGNRAFKVLKQLLFPVYSNAASMNYDGGSYANLFCACPPFQIDGNFGGTAGIAEMLIQSNQGYIELLPAIPDEWKKSGEVKGLKARGNFVVDMTWKDGRITAYKISSPEKKKVKVKVNGIVKEIKSV
- a CDS encoding AraC family transcriptional regulator, with product MKKKKDGFQGQKAIVLPRTIISKYCIDNSLISGAYLTDIGYYPKAKFHYRVRSQGIDQHILIYNQEGSGWAEVGDRKYNIGSGDFFIVPAGYANRYAADEKNPWSIYWIHFKGPTADAFVKTYFERTGSYAGTLSYNQSRIDIFEELYKHLERGYGHDNLSYVNLLLLHFLSSFLFDGIFNEASSTEQLLDVVHESILYMQENMSSALSLQDLSVHANVSVSHFVFLFKKKTGFSPIEYFNHLKVQKACQYLQFTTMRVKEIAYQLGMEDPYYFSRLFTKVMSMSPKEYRNKFTVKL